In the genome of Pseudanabaena mucicola str. Chao 1806, the window ACTTAGCCGCCATTCTCAATGCGGGGTTAGATGCTCACGGTGGCGGCTTAATTCTGCCAGTCAATCAGGACGCTTTAGCTATTGGTGAACCAGCCGAATTTGTGCGATCGCTCAGGGATGAAGTTAATCAAGCGATCACCTTGACTGCCCATCAACGTCCTAGTTGTGAGCTATGGGTTCCGAATGTATGTTTACTGGATCGCCAAGGTCAACCTGACTCAAAGTCACACACCAATTTAATTTTGCAATTGTTTGACATTGGTTGCATTACTTTTGAAGAAACCGTGCAAGCCTCTGGTCAAGTTTTTCCCTATTACATCGATTTACGCAAGATTATCTCCAATCCACAGTTGTTTGATTCGGTGATTGCTACCTATGCCGAGATTTTGCAAAATCTGCAATTTGATCGTATTGCAGGGATTCCCTATGGTTCTCTGCCCACGGCTTCAGGGCTTGCCTTACGGCTTAATTTTCCGCTAATTTTTCCACGCAAGGAGGTCAAGGCATACGGAGCGAGACGCTTGATCGAGGGCAACTATGAGGCTGGTGAAACGATTGTGGTTGTCGATGATATTTTGATTTCTGGCAAAAGTGCGATCGAAGGGGCACAAAAAATTGAAAGCTGTGGTCTAAAGGTACGCGATATTGTTGTATTTATTGATCATGAAGCAGGAGTCCGTGATCGCATTCAACAAAGTGGCTATTCACCCCATGCGGTGTTAAAAATCTCGGAAATAAATGAGACACTATATCAATCAGGGCGTATAAATGAGAAACAATTTCTTGCGTTGTCTCACCCCCACTAAATCCCATCATTATTAGGTTATTGACTTAGAGTTACGCATGTTCAAACGAATTGCTCTGTTCCTTGTTTCTGCCACAGTTACAGCGATCTCACCGATCGTCAACCCTATACTTGCAGCCCAATCATCGAAGCCTGCCCCACCTGAGCTAGCAAATATCGTCTATGCACTGGATAAAGCGGCTAGTAGTCAGGATATTGAAGCAGTGATGAAATACTATGCCCCAACTTTTAATCACGCTGATGGATTAAACCGCGATCGCTATAAGCAGGTTCTACGCGAACTCTGGCAGCGTTACAAAACTATTAGTTATCGCACCGAAATTTCCAAATGGGATAAGCAAGGCGACACGATTACTGCGGAAACAGTAACGATGGTGCAGGGTGCAAAGGGTTCTGAGAACGATAATTTTAAGCTAGATGCAAGGCTGATTTCTAAACAAACCTATAAAAATATCAATGGGCAATTGCAGGTGACTTCGCAGCAAGTTCTCTCAGAGCAGTCATCACTGAGTACAGGTGAAGCGCCGCCAATAGTCAAACTAAGGGTTCCTGAATTGATTGGTGTCGGTCGTCAGTATGTCCTTGATGCGATCGTCACTGAGCCACTCGGCACGAATCTGTTATTAGGTGCAGCGATCGAAGAACCCGTCGAAGCAAAAAATTATCTAAATGACAATACGATTAATCTTAAGCCTTTGAGGGCAGGCGGCTTGTTTAAGATTGGACAGGCTCCTTTTACATCAGGCGATCGCTGGATTTCGGTCGTGCTAGTACGCGAGTCAGGCATCACGATCACTAGCCAAAGGCTCAGGGTCAGCAAAGATTTTACTGGCAATCAATACACTCCTCTACCTGAGCCAGATGTTACCCCCAGCCGTGTTCGTCCTCGCCCTAATAACGAGCAAACCTTGTAAACAACCCAAAGATCCCATAGGGGGGCTTTGGGTTACGAAAATAGTTTAGGGATATCTAGTAAATTAACCCCTTCCATATTGGCATTATTTAAACTTGTCCCATCGATCACGGCATCAGTCAAATCACTTTTCCGCAAATTAGCATTATTCAGATTTGCTTCCGTTAAATTCGATTTTTTGAGATTGGTATAGCTAAGATTGCAAGAAAAACAATTTGCCCCCGTTAAGTCAGTCTCTTGCATATCCGCAAATTCTAAATGAGCATTACTTAAATTCGCCCCGCGTAAATTCGCATTTCTGAGAATCGCTCCCCTGAGAATCGCCCCACTTAAATCTGCTCCCCCTAGATTTACACTCCTTAAATTTGCATTACTCAAATCAGCATTACTAAGATTGCTAAAATTTAGGCTTGAACGCTCTAAATTTGCCCCTTTCAGATCAGCTCCACTTAAATCAGTCAGGTC includes:
- a CDS encoding bifunctional orotidine-5'-phosphate decarboxylase/orotate phosphoribosyltransferase — protein: MSFASKLRAAIATNQSILCLGLDPNPEVMPTIYQAQYEAESAIHSDHAVAYLWEWMNFIIQSTADLVCAYKPTLGFYTALGSAGLELLAKTLAAIPPEIPIILDAKHADLNSSTVMAKTAFEQWGVDAITLSPYGGQDLAARFLMYPDRAIFVSCYASNTTAQDFQEYPNRDQPLYLNVVQNCQAWAGMEALALEVGAANIEALAKVRSLAPERLILARSIWANNQGNGQENTHKIDNLAAILNAGLDAHGGGLILPVNQDALAIGEPAEFVRSLRDEVNQAITLTAHQRPSCELWVPNVCLLDRQGQPDSKSHTNLILQLFDIGCITFEETVQASGQVFPYYIDLRKIISNPQLFDSVIATYAEILQNLQFDRIAGIPYGSLPTASGLALRLNFPLIFPRKEVKAYGARRLIEGNYEAGETIVVVDDILISGKSAIEGAQKIESCGLKVRDIVVFIDHEAGVRDRIQQSGYSPHAVLKISEINETLYQSGRINEKQFLALSHPH
- a CDS encoding pentapeptide repeat-containing protein: MSKAFARGIALKNMYELGRKDFDSEDFSGLKLSCCKLPAINLTSSDLRDADLDLTDLSGADLKGANLERSSLNFSNLSNADLSNANLRSVNLGGADLSGAILRGAILRNANLRGANLSNAHLEFADMQETDLTGANCFSCNLSYTNLKKSNLTEANLNNANLRKSDLTDAVIDGTSLNNANMEGVNLLDIPKLFS